In one Thioclava sp. ES.031 genomic region, the following are encoded:
- a CDS encoding TetR/AcrR family transcriptional regulator, with amino-acid sequence MSATAPDSNAPRRRGRPPRKPDDQAARKALIRAGLAQLTESGYANVGLDEITAAAGVTKGSFYHYFPNKAAFGAELIEAYGAFFRDKISRSLDRADLTPLARLQAFTRDAEAGMAKYDFRRGCLIGNLGQEMSRLPEEYRARLIAVLERWQALVADCLRAGQATGEVPATQDPEILAEIFWTGWEGAVLRTKLQRNPEPLRRFTDGFLRLARS; translated from the coding sequence ATGAGCGCCACTGCCCCCGATTCCAACGCCCCCCGCCGCCGAGGTCGTCCGCCGCGCAAGCCGGACGATCAGGCCGCACGCAAGGCACTGATCCGGGCGGGGCTCGCACAGCTGACCGAGAGTGGCTACGCCAATGTCGGCCTCGACGAGATCACCGCGGCCGCCGGTGTCACGAAGGGCAGCTTCTACCACTATTTCCCGAACAAGGCCGCGTTCGGCGCCGAGCTGATCGAAGCCTACGGCGCTTTTTTCCGCGACAAGATTTCCCGCTCGCTCGACCGCGCCGACCTGACGCCACTCGCTCGACTGCAAGCCTTCACCCGCGACGCCGAGGCGGGCATGGCGAAATACGATTTCCGCCGCGGCTGCCTGATCGGCAATCTCGGACAGGAGATGAGCAGGCTGCCCGAGGAGTATCGCGCCCGCCTCATCGCCGTGTTGGAAAGATGGCAGGCGCTGGTCGCGGACTGCCTGCGTGCGGGTCAAGCAACGGGCGAAGTGCCCGCCACCCAAGACCCCGAGATACTCGCCGAAATCTTCTGGACCGGCTGGGAAGGCGCGGTCCTGCGCACCAAACTTCAACGCAACCCCGAGCCGCTGCGCCGTTTTACCGACGGCTTCCTGCGGCTCGCCCGAAGCTGA
- a CDS encoding MDR family oxidoreductase — translation MVKAILIEKPEETQSAALKEIDLPDLAEGQVAVDVAYSTLNYKDALAITGAGPVVRSFPMVPGIDCSGIVADSKHPDFAKGDRVVLNGWGVGEKHWGGLAERAHLKGDWLVKLPDGISLRQAMAIGTAGYTAMLCVMALEAHGVTPESGEVVVTGATGGVGSVATALLGKLGYTVAAVTGRPEEEAYLKSLGASSIVARDEVSGKPRPLNKERWAGAVDVVGGEVLANVLSMMTYRGTVAACGLAGSMNLPTSVAPFILRGVTLAGVDSVMCPINDRVEAWRRLAADLDMHKLAAMETEVALEDVIATAPKFLEGKIRGRIVVPVAPELG, via the coding sequence ATGGTCAAAGCCATTCTGATCGAGAAACCCGAAGAGACCCAGAGCGCCGCGCTCAAGGAGATCGACCTGCCCGATCTGGCCGAGGGACAGGTGGCCGTCGACGTCGCCTACTCGACGCTGAACTACAAGGACGCGCTGGCGATCACCGGCGCGGGCCCCGTGGTGCGCAGCTTCCCGATGGTGCCGGGCATCGACTGCTCGGGCATCGTGGCCGACAGCAAGCATCCCGATTTCGCCAAGGGCGACCGGGTCGTGCTCAACGGCTGGGGCGTGGGCGAGAAGCACTGGGGCGGGCTGGCCGAGCGCGCCCACCTGAAGGGCGACTGGCTTGTGAAGTTGCCCGACGGGATCTCCTTGCGTCAGGCGATGGCGATCGGCACTGCAGGCTACACGGCAATGCTCTGCGTGATGGCGCTCGAGGCGCATGGCGTGACGCCCGAGAGCGGCGAGGTCGTCGTGACCGGCGCGACCGGCGGCGTGGGCAGCGTGGCGACCGCGCTTCTGGGCAAGCTGGGCTACACCGTGGCCGCCGTCACCGGACGCCCCGAAGAGGAAGCCTATCTCAAATCGCTTGGCGCTTCCTCGATCGTCGCGCGCGATGAGGTCTCGGGCAAACCGCGCCCGCTGAACAAGGAACGCTGGGCCGGTGCGGTCGACGTGGTCGGCGGCGAAGTGCTCGCCAATGTCCTGTCGATGATGACCTATCGCGGCACCGTCGCGGCCTGCGGTCTGGCGGGCTCGATGAACCTGCCGACCTCCGTGGCCCCCTTCATCCTGCGCGGCGTGACGCTCGCAGGCGTCGACAGCGTGATGTGCCCGATCAACGACCGCGTCGAGGCATGGCGCCGCCTGGCCGCCGATCTCGACATGCACAAGCTCGCCGCGATGGAGACCGAGGTCGCCTTGGAAGACGTGATTGCAACCGCGCCGAAATTCCTCGAAGGAAAGATCCGCGGGCGGATCGTCGTTCCGGTCGCACCTGAGCTTGGCTGA
- a CDS encoding sulfite exporter TauE/SafE family protein: MLSFLILALAGLAAGALNAVAGGGTFLSFPALVWTGVPPITANATATLAALPGYLSSAWAFRHELRHKGPMALRTILIAAVAGGFLGALLLLITPEKLFAGVVPWLLLLATAAFAFGPLLLKALQRSGRTMGAVSAFALLMAVTIYGGYFNGGLGIMLLAALGLIGFTDLHAMNGLKNLVSAVLSLVSVVTYAVAGLIDWQAVLVLGVASAVGGYLGAHLSKRITNMALLRGFIIAVGLVMAAVFFARG; the protein is encoded by the coding sequence ATGCTGTCTTTTCTGATCCTCGCGCTCGCCGGTCTCGCGGCGGGCGCTTTGAATGCGGTCGCGGGCGGCGGGACGTTCCTGTCCTTCCCCGCGCTCGTCTGGACCGGCGTGCCGCCGATCACCGCGAATGCGACCGCGACGCTGGCGGCCCTGCCCGGCTATCTGTCGAGCGCATGGGCCTTCCGCCACGAGCTGCGCCACAAGGGCCCGATGGCGCTGCGCACGATCCTGATCGCGGCAGTCGCAGGCGGCTTCCTCGGCGCTCTCCTGCTGCTGATCACCCCCGAGAAACTGTTCGCAGGCGTGGTGCCGTGGCTGTTGTTGCTGGCGACGGCGGCCTTCGCTTTCGGGCCGCTGCTGCTGAAAGCGCTCCAGCGCTCGGGCCGCACGATGGGCGCGGTGTCGGCCTTTGCCCTGCTGATGGCGGTGACGATTTACGGCGGCTATTTCAACGGCGGGCTTGGGATCATGCTGCTGGCCGCGCTCGGGCTGATCGGCTTTACCGATCTGCACGCGATGAACGGGTTGAAGAACCTCGTCTCGGCGGTGCTGTCGCTGGTCTCGGTCGTGACCTATGCGGTGGCCGGGCTGATCGACTGGCAGGCGGTGCTGGTGCTGGGCGTCGCAAGCGCCGTCGGCGGCTATCTGGGCGCGCATCTGTCGAAGCGGATCACGAATATGGCGCTGCTGCGCGGCTTCATCATCGCGGTCGGGCTGGTGATGGCGGCGGTCTTCTTCGCACGCGGCTAA
- a CDS encoding helix-turn-helix transcriptional regulator: protein MINALFAAASEAGKAGWVRFLERLCAVAHAEGAAVQILANEGEGAGWQVGRIALPDAAHLHPMRLDRVYSQIDLPGELEWPGPLRALKVAAGAAGQAVLMIARPHRDFRAAEALALSTLAPHLGQAMMIREALGGERARAARDTEAAEALGAGWVVLTPAGTVLAFDPRVAAKFDAQGWLRLRMGARPEFVDPDAALRFRQTLARLGEGREVARPIPLGPDGRGVLRLASGQWRGSPALIGHLRDMPRAEALPVARIAGALDLNRSEARLAALLCDGASLREAAERLGWTLETARSTSKQIYARAGVSGQTELLRKMFGSALWLG from the coding sequence TTGATCAACGCGCTCTTCGCGGCGGCGAGTGAGGCGGGAAAGGCTGGCTGGGTGCGCTTTCTCGAGCGGCTGTGTGCGGTCGCTCATGCCGAGGGCGCTGCGGTGCAGATTCTCGCGAACGAGGGGGAGGGCGCGGGCTGGCAGGTTGGCAGGATTGCTTTGCCCGATGCTGCGCACCTGCACCCTATGCGTCTGGACCGCGTCTATTCGCAGATCGATCTGCCGGGCGAGCTCGAATGGCCCGGACCGCTCCGCGCGCTGAAAGTTGCGGCGGGGGCGGCGGGGCAGGCTGTGTTGATGATCGCGCGCCCGCATCGGGATTTTCGTGCGGCAGAGGCGCTGGCGCTCTCGACCCTCGCGCCGCATCTGGGGCAGGCGATGATGATCCGCGAGGCGCTCGGTGGCGAGCGAGCCCGTGCTGCGCGTGATACTGAGGCTGCCGAAGCGCTCGGCGCTGGCTGGGTGGTGCTGACGCCTGCGGGCACGGTGCTCGCATTCGATCCGCGCGTGGCGGCGAAGTTCGACGCGCAGGGCTGGTTGCGGCTGCGGATGGGCGCGCGCCCGGAATTCGTCGATCCCGACGCCGCGCTGCGCTTTCGTCAGACATTGGCGAGGCTCGGGGAGGGGCGGGAGGTCGCCCGGCCGATCCCGCTTGGCCCTGACGGGCGGGGCGTGCTGCGGCTCGCGTCGGGGCAGTGGCGGGGTAGCCCCGCGCTGATCGGCCATCTGCGTGACATGCCGCGGGCCGAAGCTTTGCCGGTTGCGCGGATCGCCGGGGCGCTCGATCTCAACCGCTCCGAGGCGCGGCTTGCGGCGCTTCTGTGCGACGGGGCGAGCCTGCGCGAGGCAGCCGAGCGGCTGGGTTGGACGCTGGAGACCGCGCGCTCGACCTCGAAGCAGATCTACGCCCGCGCCGGGGTCAGCGGCCAGACGGAGCTGTTGCGCAAGATGTTCGGCTCGGCGCTCTGGCTGGGTTAG
- the cysD gene encoding sulfate adenylyltransferase subunit CysD yields MENRVQTETSLMNKTLTHLQRLEAESIHILREVVAEADNPVMLYSVGKDSAVMLHLAKKAFYPSPPPFPLMHVDTTWKFQAMYNLRDKAAKDAGMELIVHQNPEAKAKGINPFDHGSLHTDMWKTEGLKQALDKHGFDVAFGGARRDEEKSRAKERVFSFRSANHRWDPKNQRPELWRLYNAKKAKGESVRVFPISNWTELDIWQYIHLEGIEIVPLYFSAPRPTVERDGLILMVDDDRFPLRDGEKPVTRSVRFRTLGCYPLTGAVESDAQTLPEVIQEMLLTTTSERQGRAIDHDQSASMEKKKQEGYF; encoded by the coding sequence TTGGAAAACCGCGTTCAGACAGAGACCTCCCTCATGAACAAGACCCTGACTCACCTGCAGCGGCTCGAAGCCGAGAGCATTCACATCCTGCGCGAAGTCGTGGCCGAAGCCGATAATCCGGTCATGCTCTATTCCGTCGGCAAGGACAGCGCGGTGATGCTGCATCTCGCGAAAAAAGCCTTCTACCCGTCGCCGCCGCCCTTCCCGCTGATGCATGTCGACACGACGTGGAAATTCCAGGCGATGTATAACCTGCGCGACAAGGCCGCGAAGGATGCGGGCATGGAGCTGATCGTGCATCAGAACCCCGAGGCGAAGGCCAAGGGGATCAACCCGTTCGATCACGGCTCGCTGCATACCGACATGTGGAAGACCGAAGGGCTGAAACAGGCGCTGGACAAGCACGGCTTCGACGTGGCCTTCGGCGGTGCGCGCCGCGACGAGGAGAAATCCCGCGCGAAGGAACGCGTCTTCTCGTTCCGCTCGGCCAATCACCGCTGGGATCCGAAGAACCAGCGCCCCGAGCTTTGGCGTCTCTACAACGCCAAGAAGGCCAAGGGCGAGAGCGTCCGCGTCTTCCCGATCTCGAACTGGACCGAGCTGGACATCTGGCAATACATCCACCTTGAAGGGATCGAGATCGTCCCGCTCTATTTCTCGGCCCCGCGCCCGACGGTGGAACGCGACGGACTGATCCTGATGGTGGACGACGACCGTTTCCCGCTGCGCGACGGCGAGAAGCCGGTGACGCGCTCGGTCCGCTTCCGCACGCTGGGCTGCTACCCGCTGACCGGGGCCGTCGAGAGCGACGCGCAGACCCTGCCGGAAGTCATTCAGGAAATGCTGCTGACCACCACCTCCGAGCGTCAGGGCCGCGCGATCGACCACGATCAGAGCGCCTCGATGGAGAAGAAGAAACAGGAAGGCTACTTCTGA
- the cysN gene encoding sulfate adenylyltransferase subunit CysN: MTTNDPIYKTDALIAQDIDAYLEAHQHKTMLRFITCGSVDDGKSTLIGRLLYDSKMIFEDQLAALEADSKRVGTQGQEIDFALLVDGLAAEREQGITIDVAYRFFATEKRKFIVADTPGHEQYTRNMVTGASTADLAVILIDARKGVLTQTRRHSYLVHQLGIRHIVLAVNKMDLVDYDQATFDEIVADYKTFADSIGIEGFTPIPISGFKGDNITGPSENTPWYKGPSLLPYLEAVEVDVTSDQERPFRMPVQWVNRPNLDFRGFSGLIASGTVKPGDEVRVLPSGKTSTVARIVSLEGDRDMAVAGESTTITLADEIDCSRGQVIVAAKEPLEVADQFESTIVWMDETELVPGRAYWLKIGTQTVSATVHEPKYEVNVNTQEHLATKTLDLNAIGVANITTDREIPFAPYGENRDLGGFILIDKMTNQTAAAGMINFALRRAQNIHWQATDIGREHHANMKHQKPAVVWLTGLSGSGKSTIANIVEKKLARMNRHTFLLDGDNVRHGLNKDLGFTEADRVENIRRVGEVAKLMTDAGLIVVTAFISPFRSERDMVRAMMQPGEFLEVFVDTPLEVAEARDVKGLYAKARAGQLKNFTGIDSPYEAPENAEMRIDTTAISPEEAADLIIERLIP; encoded by the coding sequence ATGACGACCAACGATCCGATCTACAAGACCGACGCGCTGATCGCGCAGGATATCGACGCCTATCTCGAGGCGCATCAACACAAGACCATGCTGCGCTTCATCACCTGCGGCTCGGTCGATGACGGGAAATCGACGCTGATCGGGCGGCTGCTCTATGACAGCAAGATGATCTTCGAGGATCAGCTGGCAGCCCTTGAGGCCGATAGCAAGCGCGTCGGCACCCAAGGCCAGGAGATCGACTTCGCGCTGCTGGTCGACGGTCTCGCCGCCGAGCGCGAACAGGGCATCACCATCGACGTGGCCTACCGCTTCTTCGCAACCGAGAAGCGCAAGTTCATCGTCGCGGACACCCCCGGCCACGAGCAATATACCCGCAACATGGTCACCGGTGCCTCGACCGCCGATCTGGCCGTGATCCTGATCGACGCGCGCAAAGGCGTGCTGACCCAGACGCGGCGCCACTCCTATCTCGTCCACCAGCTTGGCATCCGCCATATCGTGCTGGCCGTGAACAAGATGGACCTCGTCGATTACGATCAGGCGACCTTCGACGAGATCGTGGCCGATTACAAAACCTTCGCCGACAGCATCGGTATCGAAGGCTTCACCCCGATCCCGATCTCGGGTTTCAAGGGCGACAACATCACCGGCCCGAGCGAGAACACCCCTTGGTACAAGGGCCCCTCGCTGCTGCCCTACCTCGAAGCGGTCGAAGTGGACGTGACCTCCGATCAGGAGCGCCCCTTCCGGATGCCGGTGCAATGGGTGAACCGCCCGAACCTCGATTTCCGCGGCTTCTCCGGGCTGATCGCCTCGGGCACCGTGAAACCGGGCGACGAGGTCCGTGTGCTGCCCTCGGGAAAAACCTCGACGGTCGCGCGGATCGTCAGCCTCGAAGGCGACCGCGACATGGCGGTGGCAGGCGAATCCACGACGATCACGCTCGCCGACGAGATCGACTGCTCGCGCGGTCAGGTCATCGTCGCCGCGAAAGAGCCGCTGGAGGTCGCCGATCAGTTCGAATCCACAATCGTCTGGATGGACGAGACCGAACTGGTGCCGGGCCGCGCCTATTGGCTGAAGATCGGCACGCAGACGGTTTCGGCGACCGTCCACGAGCCGAAATACGAGGTGAACGTCAACACGCAGGAGCATCTGGCGACGAAAACGCTGGACCTGAACGCGATCGGCGTGGCCAACATCACCACCGACCGCGAGATCCCCTTCGCGCCCTATGGCGAGAACCGCGATCTGGGCGGGTTCATCCTGATCGACAAGATGACCAACCAGACGGCGGCTGCGGGGATGATCAACTTCGCGCTGCGCCGGGCTCAGAACATCCACTGGCAGGCGACCGATATCGGGCGCGAGCATCATGCCAACATGAAGCACCAGAAACCCGCCGTGGTCTGGCTGACGGGTCTCTCGGGCTCGGGCAAATCCACGATCGCCAATATCGTCGAGAAGAAGCTGGCGCGGATGAACCGCCACACCTTCCTGCTCGATGGCGACAACGTGCGCCATGGCCTGAACAAGGATCTGGGCTTCACCGAGGCCGACCGCGTGGAGAACATCCGCCGCGTCGGCGAGGTCGCGAAGCTGATGACCGATGCGGGCCTGATCGTGGTCACGGCCTTCATCTCGCCCTTCCGCTCCGAGCGCGACATGGTCCGCGCGATGATGCAGCCGGGCGAATTCCTCGAAGTCTTCGTGGACACGCCGCTGGAAGTGGCCGAGGCGCGCGACGTGAAAGGGCTTTATGCCAAGGCACGCGCCGGTCAGCTGAAGAACTTCACCGGCATCGACTCGCCCTATGAGGCGCCCGAGAACGCCGAGATGCGGATCGACACCACCGCGATCAGCCCCGAGGAAGCGGCCGATCTGATCATCGAGCGGCTCATTCCGTAA
- a CDS encoding M24 family metallopeptidase, with the protein MPIENVHFSELEYSRRIALVRAAMAQREIDILFITNPSNQFWLTGYDGWSFYTHQGVILPMEGAPYWWGRFMDANGARRTVWMEEENILHYNDAMVQSDIMHPMEDLASHLRIMGYGKARIGVEMETYFYTAKAHATLYEGLPEATLLDASVLVNWQRLIKSDEELRFMRRAARISELVIERAMELAEPGLRKHDLVGELYRTAVQGEEDSWGDYPAIVPMLPSGPDASAPHLTWNGEALKAGEATFVEQSGCYRRYHAPLCRTVFLGKPPQHMIDASEALTEGLNAGIEVARAGNRACDIARALNVELAKVGIERPNRAGYAVGCSYPPDWGEHTVSIRDTDETILEPGMTFHFMPGLWMDHWGMETTETIVITEDGPALPLCNVERKLFIKD; encoded by the coding sequence ATGCCGATCGAAAACGTGCACTTCAGCGAACTCGAATACTCCCGCCGGATCGCGCTCGTGCGTGCGGCGATGGCGCAACGCGAGATCGACATTCTCTTCATCACCAACCCCTCGAACCAGTTCTGGCTGACGGGCTATGACGGCTGGTCCTTCTACACCCATCAGGGGGTGATCCTGCCGATGGAAGGCGCGCCCTACTGGTGGGGGCGCTTCATGGATGCCAATGGCGCGCGCCGCACCGTCTGGATGGAGGAGGAGAACATCCTTCATTACAACGACGCGATGGTGCAATCCGACATCATGCACCCGATGGAAGACCTCGCCTCGCACCTGCGGATCATGGGCTACGGCAAGGCCCGGATCGGTGTCGAGATGGAGACCTATTTCTACACCGCGAAGGCGCATGCGACGCTCTATGAAGGGCTGCCCGAGGCCACACTGCTCGACGCCTCGGTGCTGGTGAACTGGCAGCGCCTGATCAAATCCGACGAGGAGCTGCGCTTCATGCGCCGCGCCGCGCGGATTTCCGAACTGGTGATCGAACGCGCGATGGAACTGGCCGAGCCGGGGCTGCGCAAGCACGATCTAGTGGGCGAGCTCTATCGTACCGCCGTGCAGGGCGAGGAAGACAGCTGGGGCGATTACCCGGCCATCGTGCCGATGCTGCCCTCGGGCCCCGACGCCTCCGCGCCGCACCTGACATGGAACGGCGAGGCGCTGAAGGCGGGCGAGGCGACCTTCGTCGAACAATCGGGCTGCTACCGCCGCTATCACGCGCCGCTCTGCCGCACCGTGTTCCTCGGCAAACCGCCGCAACACATGATCGACGCGTCCGAGGCCCTGACCGAAGGGCTGAACGCAGGGATCGAGGTCGCCCGCGCCGGCAACCGCGCCTGCGACATCGCGCGCGCGCTGAATGTAGAACTCGCCAAGGTCGGCATCGAACGGCCCAACCGCGCGGGCTATGCGGTGGGCTGCTCCTACCCGCCGGATTGGGGCGAGCACACCGTCTCGATCCGCGACACCGACGAGACGATCCTGGAGCCCGGCATGACCTTCCACTTCATGCCCGGCCTCTGGATGGATCATTGGGGGATGGAGACGACGGAAACCATCGTGATCACCGAGGACGGCCCCGCCCTGCCCCTGTGCAATGTCGAGCGCAAACTGTTCATCAAGGACTGA
- the argE gene encoding acetylornithine deacetylase encodes MRIDTTRAILSDLIAYPTISTDSNLPIIHYIADRLETVGAAVEVMIDESGHKANLFATLGAPRDGGLVLSGHSDVVPVTDQDWTGDPFDMTERDGKLYGRGACDMKGFIAACLGSLDLLAEAAKTRPIHFAFTHDEEVGCLGAQELVKLLAKRPVKPALCIIGEPTSMQVFDGNKGCCEYTVRFEGLPGHSSAPEKGVNAVEYAVRYINRLFELRAELVKRCPEGSRFDPPQTTLNVGALKGGISHNVIAPRAELAWEMRPINAADMEFVKGEIASYVEDTLLPEMRAIAPEAGIATETIGEVVGLEPMDDNAARDLVFALTGQNHAGCVAFNTEAGLFQSLGMDAVICGPGSIEQAHKADEFVSLEQMDQALTMLGRLASART; translated from the coding sequence ATGCGGATCGACACCACCCGCGCGATCCTCTCGGACCTGATCGCCTACCCGACGATTTCGACCGACAGCAATCTGCCGATCATCCACTATATCGCGGACCGGCTGGAAACCGTCGGCGCGGCAGTGGAGGTGATGATCGACGAGAGCGGCCACAAGGCGAACCTCTTCGCGACACTGGGCGCGCCGCGCGACGGCGGGCTGGTGCTGTCGGGCCATTCGGACGTGGTGCCGGTCACCGATCAGGACTGGACCGGCGATCCGTTCGACATGACCGAGCGCGACGGCAAGCTCTACGGGCGCGGTGCCTGCGACATGAAAGGGTTCATCGCGGCCTGTCTCGGCTCGCTCGACCTCTTGGCCGAGGCCGCGAAAACCCGCCCGATCCATTTCGCCTTCACCCATGACGAGGAGGTCGGCTGTCTGGGCGCGCAGGAACTGGTGAAGCTGCTCGCGAAACGCCCGGTCAAACCCGCGCTTTGCATCATCGGCGAGCCGACCTCGATGCAGGTCTTCGACGGCAACAAGGGCTGCTGCGAATATACCGTGCGCTTCGAGGGTCTGCCGGGTCACAGCTCCGCCCCCGAGAAGGGCGTGAACGCGGTCGAATACGCGGTGCGCTACATCAACCGCCTGTTCGAGCTGCGCGCCGAACTTGTCAAACGCTGCCCCGAAGGCTCGCGCTTCGACCCGCCGCAGACGACGCTCAACGTGGGCGCGCTGAAAGGCGGCATCTCGCATAACGTGATCGCGCCCCGTGCCGAACTGGCCTGGGAAATGCGCCCGATCAACGCCGCCGACATGGAGTTCGTCAAAGGCGAGATCGCGAGCTACGTCGAAGACACGCTGCTGCCCGAGATGCGTGCCATCGCGCCAGAGGCCGGGATCGCTACCGAGACCATCGGCGAGGTCGTGGGGCTCGAGCCGATGGACGACAATGCCGCGCGCGATCTGGTCTTCGCTCTGACGGGTCAGAACCATGCAGGCTGCGTCGCCTTCAACACCGAGGCCGGGCTGTTCCAGTCGCTCGGGATGGATGCGGTGATCTGCGGGCCCGGCTCGATCGAGCAGGCCCACAAGGCCGACGAATTCGTCTCGCTCGAGCAGATGGATCAGGCGCTGACGATGCTGGGAAGGCTCGCCAGCGCCCGAACCTGA
- the bhcA gene encoding L-aspartate--glyoxylate aminotransferase BhcA, which produces MIHLNPVFIPGPTNIPETLRKAVDIPTMDHRSPGFADIIHPALDGVKKVLKTTTGEAFVFPATGSGGWETAITNTLSPGDKVLACRNGMFSHKWIDMCQRYGLEVEVVSVAWGEGIPVERFADILGADTGHQIKAVLATHNETATGVTSDVAGIRRAMDAAGHPALFFVDGVSSIGSMEFRMDDWGVDVAVTGSQKGFMLPPGLAITGFSQKALEAVEGAKLPRCFFDIRDMRTGYAANGYPYTPPVGMLNGLKASCDMLLEEGLGNVFARHARIAEGVRRSVAAWGMELCAVSPDLYSNSVSAVRAPDGFDASRIVAQALNTYGVAFGGGLGDVAGKVFRIGHLGLMTDVMALSGLATAEMAMVDLGLPVELGSGVAAAQAHYRETAATPVRQAAA; this is translated from the coding sequence ATGATCCATCTCAATCCCGTTTTCATTCCGGGCCCGACCAACATCCCCGAGACGTTGCGCAAAGCCGTCGATATTCCGACGATGGATCACCGCAGCCCCGGTTTCGCCGATATCATCCACCCGGCGCTGGACGGTGTGAAGAAGGTGCTCAAGACGACCACGGGCGAGGCCTTCGTCTTCCCCGCGACCGGCAGCGGGGGCTGGGAGACGGCGATCACCAATACGCTCTCGCCCGGCGACAAGGTTCTGGCCTGCCGCAATGGGATGTTCAGCCATAAATGGATCGACATGTGCCAGCGCTACGGGCTGGAGGTCGAGGTGGTCAGTGTGGCCTGGGGCGAGGGCATCCCGGTCGAGCGCTTCGCAGACATCCTCGGCGCCGATACGGGCCACCAGATCAAGGCGGTGCTCGCCACTCATAACGAGACCGCAACCGGCGTGACCTCGGATGTCGCGGGCATCCGGCGCGCGATGGATGCGGCGGGGCATCCGGCGCTGTTCTTCGTGGATGGCGTCAGCTCGATCGGGTCGATGGAGTTCCGGATGGATGACTGGGGCGTCGATGTGGCCGTCACCGGCAGCCAGAAAGGCTTCATGCTGCCGCCGGGCCTCGCCATCACCGGGTTCTCGCAAAAGGCGCTGGAGGCGGTCGAGGGCGCGAAGCTGCCGCGTTGCTTCTTCGACATTCGCGACATGCGCACGGGCTACGCGGCCAACGGTTATCCCTACACGCCGCCGGTGGGGATGCTGAACGGGTTGAAAGCGTCCTGCGACATGCTGCTGGAGGAAGGGCTGGGCAATGTCTTCGCCCGCCATGCCCGGATCGCGGAAGGCGTGCGCCGTTCGGTGGCGGCCTGGGGGATGGAGCTTTGCGCCGTCTCGCCCGATCTCTACTCCAACAGCGTCAGCGCGGTGCGTGCGCCGGACGGGTTCGACGCGAGCCGGATCGTGGCGCAGGCGCTCAACACCTATGGCGTGGCCTTCGGGGGCGGGCTGGGCGATGTCGCGGGCAAGGTCTTCCGCATCGGGCATCTGGGTCTGATGACCGATGTGATGGCGCTCTCGGGGCTGGCCACGGCCGAGATGGCGATGGTCGATCTCGGCCTGCCGGTGGAGCTGGGCAGCGGGGTTGCCGCAGCCCAGGCGCATTACCGCGAGACCGCCGCCACCCCTGTGCGACAAGCCGCCGCGTAA
- the bhcR gene encoding HTH-type transcriptional regulator BhcR, with product MTMPRRKGRPKGFNTDPAQGTILALDRALDVLDLLARHGGLSLSAIARELDQSPATMHRVLATLHARDFVEPDAQDWHIGPAAFRIGSAFLRRTNVFERARPLMQDLMRSTGETSNLGVERAGQVLFTGQVETHDPIRAFFPPGTVAPLHASGIGKALLSTYAPDRLDQLLAEYDFTRFNDRTIGDAPTLRAELARVTARGYAVDDEERTLGMRCIAAPIFDAHGDAVAGISVSGPVQRIPDSRLPALGHAVAQAAKAISHRIGAA from the coding sequence ATGACCATGCCCCGCCGGAAGGGCCGCCCGAAAGGCTTCAACACGGACCCCGCGCAGGGCACGATCCTCGCGCTGGACCGGGCGCTCGACGTGCTGGACCTGCTGGCGCGGCATGGCGGGCTGTCTCTGAGCGCCATCGCGCGCGAGCTGGACCAGTCTCCGGCGACGATGCACCGGGTTCTGGCCACGTTGCATGCCCGCGATTTCGTGGAGCCCGATGCGCAGGACTGGCATATCGGCCCGGCAGCCTTCCGCATCGGCTCGGCCTTCCTGCGCCGCACCAATGTGTTCGAGCGCGCGCGGCCGCTGATGCAGGATCTGATGCGCTCGACCGGGGAGACGTCAAATCTGGGCGTGGAGCGCGCGGGACAGGTGCTGTTCACCGGGCAGGTGGAGACGCATGATCCGATCCGGGCGTTCTTCCCGCCAGGCACGGTCGCTCCGCTGCACGCGTCGGGCATCGGCAAGGCGCTTCTGAGCACCTATGCCCCGGATCGGCTCGACCAACTCCTCGCAGAGTACGACTTCACGCGGTTCAATGACCGCACGATCGGCGATGCGCCGACGCTGCGTGCCGAACTGGCGCGGGTCACGGCGCGGGGCTACGCGGTGGACGATGAAGAACGTACGCTGGGCATGCGCTGCATCGCCGCGCCGATTTTCGACGCGCATGGCGACGCGGTGGCGGGGATTTCGGTCTCCGGTCCCGTGCAGCGAATTCCCGATAGCCGCCTGCCCGCCCTCGGGCACGCGGTCGCTCAGGCGGCGAAAGCGATCAGCCACCGGATCGGGGCGGCTTAA